A DNA window from Linepithema humile isolate Giens D197 chromosome 6, Lhum_UNIL_v1.0, whole genome shotgun sequence contains the following coding sequences:
- the rept gene encoding ruvB-like 2 isoform X1: MAVLTNVQDVREITKIERIGAHSHIRGLGLNDSLEPRHVSQGMVGQLMARRAVGVILEMIKDGKIAGRAILLAGQPGTGKTAIAMGLAQALGLDTPFTSMAGSEIYSLEMSKTEALTQAIRKSIGVRIKEETEIIEGEVVEIQVDRPAAGVGVKIGKLTLKTTEMETIYDLGNKMIDCLMKEKVQAGDVVTIDKATGKINRLGRSFTRARDYDATGSQTRFVQCPEGELQKRKEVVHTVTLHEIDVINSRTHGFLALFSGDTGEIKSEVREQINSKIAEWREEGKAEIVPGVLFIDEVHMLDIECFSFLNRALENEMAPVVIMATNRGITRIRGTNYKSPHGIPIDLLDRMIIVPTSPYQEKDLKEILKIRCEEEDCEMADDALTVLTRIALETSLRYAIQLITTASLVSRRRKTAEVSIEDVKRVYSLFLDENRSTQFLKEYQDDFMFNEFTASTEESMAVSP; encoded by the exons atggcg gttCTTACTAATGTGCAGGATGTCCGTGAGATCACAAAGATAGAGCGTATTGGTGCTCATTCTCACATTAGAGGCTTAGGCCTCAATGATAGTTTGGAGCCTCgtcat gTCTCCCAAGGTATGGTTGGCCAGCTTATGGCACGCAGAGCCGTCGGTGTTATCTTGGAGATGATTAAGGATGGTAAAATAGCAGGTCGTGCAATTTTATTGGCTGGACAACCTGGCACAGGAAAAACTGCCATTGCTATGGGATTGGCGCAAGCTTTGGGTTTGGATACTCCTTTCACATCAATGGCTGGTtctgaaatatattctttGGAGATGAGCAAAACAGAAGCCTTAACTCAAGCCATTCGAAAATCGATTGGAGTTAGAATCAAAGAAGAAACAGAAATAATCGAGGGTGAAGTTGTGGAGATTCAAGTTGACAGACCAGCAGCTGGAGTTGGAGTAAAAATTGGCAAATTGACGTTAAAAACAACCGAGATGGAAACAATTTATGATTTAGGAAATAAAATGATCGATTGTTTAATGAAGGAAAAA GTACAAGCTGGTGATGTTGTAACAATCGATAAGGCAACGGGAAAAATCAACAGGCTTGGACGTTCTTTCACCAGAGCTCGAGATTACGACGCGACTGGTTCGCAAACACGCTTCGTGCAGTGTCCAGAGGGCGAATTGCAGAAACGCAAGGAAGTTGTTCACACAGTGACTCTGCACGAAATCGATGTGATAAATAGCAGAACTCACGGATTCTTAGCGCTGTTCTCCGGAGACACCGGCGAGATCAAATCTGAAGTGAGAGAACAAATAAACTCTAAAATCGCAGAATGGCGGGAGGAGGGCAAGGCGGAAATCGTCCCGGGCGTTCTTTTCATCGATGAAGTACATATGTTGGACATCGAATGTTTCTCGTTTCTCAATCGAGCATTAGAGAATGAAATGGCTCCAGTTGTAATCATGGCAACAAATAGAG GTATCACAAGAATCAGAGGGACAAATTATAAGAGCCCGCATGGCATCCCGATTGACTTATTGGATCGTATGATTATTGTTCCAACAAGTCCGTATCAAGAAAAGGatctgaaagaaattttaaaaattagatgCGAAGAAGAAGATTGCGAAATGGCTGACGACGCTCTGACCGTGCTAACAAGGATTGCATTAGAAACATCGTTAAGATACGCAATACAGTTAATTACGACGGCTTCCCTTGTTAGCCGCCGAAGGAAAACTGCGGAA GTCAGTATTGAGGATGTAAAACGCGTTTACTCTCTGTTCCTCGATGAAAATAGATCTACACAATTTCTCAAGGAATATCAGGATGATTTTATGTTCAATGAATTCA CTGCTTCAACTGAGGAAAGTATGGCTGTTTCTCCATAA
- the rept gene encoding ruvB-like 2 isoform X2 produces MAVLTNVQDVREITKIERIGAHSHIRGLGLNDSLEPRHVSQGMVGQLMARRAVGVILEMIKDGKIAGRAILLAGQPGTGKTAIAMGLAQALGLDTPFTSMAGSEIYSLEMSKTEALTQAIRKSIGVRIKEETEIIEGEVVEIQVDRPAAGVGVKIGKLTLKTTEMETIYDLGNKMIDCLMKEKVQAGDVVTIDKATGKINRLGRSFTRARDYDATGSQTRFVQCPEGELQKRKEVVHTVTLHEIDVINSRTHGFLALFSGDTGEIKSEVREQINSKIAEWREEGKAEIVPGVLFIDEVHMLDIECFSFLNRALENEMAPVVIMATNRGITRIRGTNYKSPHGIPIDLLDRMIIVPTSPYQEKDLKEILKIRCEEEDCEMADDALTVLTRIALETSLRYAIQLITTASLVSRRRKTAEVSIEDVKRVYSLFLDENRSTQFLKEYQDDFMFNEFSK; encoded by the exons atggcg gttCTTACTAATGTGCAGGATGTCCGTGAGATCACAAAGATAGAGCGTATTGGTGCTCATTCTCACATTAGAGGCTTAGGCCTCAATGATAGTTTGGAGCCTCgtcat gTCTCCCAAGGTATGGTTGGCCAGCTTATGGCACGCAGAGCCGTCGGTGTTATCTTGGAGATGATTAAGGATGGTAAAATAGCAGGTCGTGCAATTTTATTGGCTGGACAACCTGGCACAGGAAAAACTGCCATTGCTATGGGATTGGCGCAAGCTTTGGGTTTGGATACTCCTTTCACATCAATGGCTGGTtctgaaatatattctttGGAGATGAGCAAAACAGAAGCCTTAACTCAAGCCATTCGAAAATCGATTGGAGTTAGAATCAAAGAAGAAACAGAAATAATCGAGGGTGAAGTTGTGGAGATTCAAGTTGACAGACCAGCAGCTGGAGTTGGAGTAAAAATTGGCAAATTGACGTTAAAAACAACCGAGATGGAAACAATTTATGATTTAGGAAATAAAATGATCGATTGTTTAATGAAGGAAAAA GTACAAGCTGGTGATGTTGTAACAATCGATAAGGCAACGGGAAAAATCAACAGGCTTGGACGTTCTTTCACCAGAGCTCGAGATTACGACGCGACTGGTTCGCAAACACGCTTCGTGCAGTGTCCAGAGGGCGAATTGCAGAAACGCAAGGAAGTTGTTCACACAGTGACTCTGCACGAAATCGATGTGATAAATAGCAGAACTCACGGATTCTTAGCGCTGTTCTCCGGAGACACCGGCGAGATCAAATCTGAAGTGAGAGAACAAATAAACTCTAAAATCGCAGAATGGCGGGAGGAGGGCAAGGCGGAAATCGTCCCGGGCGTTCTTTTCATCGATGAAGTACATATGTTGGACATCGAATGTTTCTCGTTTCTCAATCGAGCATTAGAGAATGAAATGGCTCCAGTTGTAATCATGGCAACAAATAGAG GTATCACAAGAATCAGAGGGACAAATTATAAGAGCCCGCATGGCATCCCGATTGACTTATTGGATCGTATGATTATTGTTCCAACAAGTCCGTATCAAGAAAAGGatctgaaagaaattttaaaaattagatgCGAAGAAGAAGATTGCGAAATGGCTGACGACGCTCTGACCGTGCTAACAAGGATTGCATTAGAAACATCGTTAAGATACGCAATACAGTTAATTACGACGGCTTCCCTTGTTAGCCGCCGAAGGAAAACTGCGGAA GTCAGTATTGAGGATGTAAAACGCGTTTACTCTCTGTTCCTCGATGAAAATAGATCTACACAATTTCTCAAGGAATATCAGGATGATTTTATGTTCAATGAATTCAGTAAGTAG
- the LOC105671503 gene encoding zinc finger protein 91-like gives MEINTLINMNMQEKNSVKLQGTRHNTLKIFKCPQCGSTFDRASQLGYHHRSIHLGERSQICQICEKGFFRKADLRTHLNIHLGTNFHICEVCGRKFSHISNLIRHCRMHTGIKPYSCVICDKRFTQISSLARHRQMIHGIPKETMNQYCNPSLINNKSQVTNHALKENKTIDNNIESRYEIYMEPKCLNQTRDSDVQKNDIIFNQHNNDMDNKASLQTGIYITSKQDNLMENESTNRLPQATHIAEIEERLGSTDLPINKTVVSNSPQNIVNNHEQIQSKDNISYLHQLDKNNFTFLPRDRGPNIELNTQNDENILRSSDSDMCIVHGTCKETSTNDIKKPLNTDTNLQTCNSNEVSANQKFLHKQISTEDIINENRKYNKLLSDDDNQLYIELSDSGMLKFDDSRYCNNTDSVSMNLSHTIKSQSSTVANDVIYAPVDMQNQDNLLQNEENLENFNNLSNIVLNNEEPMLRLVQTDTGEQFYEFIMNNLVEKMQNASCIKDLENKVEEPSNTFRYCPKMELSPKESNEKSDQSEQIEHQQALESLTDINNEFNYTQLDFHGEEKNFTALCHDESENFQQNSKDDECADNIEEKSMQAYNSANLELLENESHVDFDKYVETNLEALDKLNYENCNERFLEFVEVADIGIESSGFKESSMIRLIQSDGEQLLELLQDSQIAEQESNQDFLEANNLDKDCSNVLQDSNKIVDCPKNKSDFFTYVEDNVLLEENINHNQGIENNEERVDSNDLYADIMTSESTSNKKCVKTSEEPKKLKTKDTTKKFQCTECKKAFSTSYNYKQHIGIHFTDQQKFHCKDCGVSFAWKSTLNKHIANNHSSDGPQKFVCEICPKVYSTLSQVNEHVKRDHLKQRNHVCSHCGKSFFKRFDLKTHSRTHTNERPYVCGICGKRFHHQSHIIRHERTHSGKRPYVCEVCQKTFTQPSSLKAHKQKHQQIRMDFLDYQIDEDDPIALATL, from the exons atggaaataaataCGTTAATCAATATGAATATGCAAGAAAAGAATTCAG TAAAACTACAGGGCACTCGTCATAACacactgaaaatttttaaatgcccTCAATGTGGCTCAACCTTTGATCGTGCTTCACAATTGGGCTATCATCATCGAAGTATTCATTTAGGAGAAAGGTCTCAAATTTGCCAAATATGTGAGAAGGGTTTCTTTCGTAAGGCAGATTTACGTACCCATTTAAACATCCATCTGGgtacaaattttcatatttgtgaGGTCTGTGGAAGAAAGTTTAGTCACATATCGAATCTTATAAGACATTGCAGAATGCATACAG GAATTAAACCATATTCATGTGTAATTTGTGATAAACGGTTCACACAAATTTCTTCATTAGCAAGACATAGACAAATGATACATGGAATACCAAAGGAAACCATGAACCAGTATTGTAATCCTAGTCTTATCAACAATAAATCACAAGTCACTAATCATGCATTAAAAGAGAACAAG acaatagataataatatagaaagtAGATATGAGATTTATATGGAACCAAAATGTCTCAATCAGACTAGAGATTCagatgtacaaaaaaatgacataatttttaatcaacacAATAACGATATGGACAATAAAGCATCTTTGCAGACTGGTATTTACATCACATCTAAGCAG GACAATTTAATGGAAAATGAGAGTACAAATCGATTGCCACAAGCAACTCATATTGCTGAGATTGAAGAAAGACTTGGATCTACTGATTTACCGATAAATAAAACTGTCGTTTCAAATTCTCCTCAAAATATAGTTAATAATCATGAACAGATACAATCCAAAGACAACATAAGTTATTTACATCaattagacaaaaataattttacctttCTACCACGAGATAGAGGAcctaatattgaattaaacactcaaaacgatgaaaatattttaagatcgAGTGACTCGGATATGTGTATAGTTCACGGAACTTGTAAAGAAACTTCTACAAACGATATAAAGAAACCATTAAATACGGATACAAATTTGCAAACTTGCAATTCTAATGAAGTTTCAGCAAACCAAAAATTTCTGCATAAGCAAATAAGTACGgaagatattattaatgaaaataggaaatacaataaattgttaaGTGATGATGACAATCAATTATACATAGAGCTTTCTGACTCGGGAATGTTGAAATTCGATGACTCTCGATACTGTAATAATACAGATTCAGTCAGTATGAATCTCAGTCATACAATAAAATCCCAATCTTCTACTGTTGCTAATGACGTAATATATGCTCCTGTTGATATGCAAAATCAGGACAACTTGTTGCAGAATGAGGAGAATTTAGAGAATTTCAATAACTTGAGTAACATAGTGTTAAATAATGAAGAGCCAATGTTGCGTTTGGTGCAGACGGATACTGGCGAGCAATTTTATGAATtcataatgaataatttggtGGAAAAAATGCAGAACGCTTCGTGCATAAAGGATTTGGAGAATAAGGTTGAGGAACCATCAAATACTTTTAGATATTGTCCAAAAATGGAGCTAAGTCCTAAAGAAAGTAATGAAAAAAGCGATCAGAGCGAACAGATAGAGCATCAGCAAGCTTTGGAAAGCCTCACCGATATAAATAACGAATTTAATTACACACAACTTGATTTTCATGgagaagaaaagaatttcACTGCCCTGTGCCACGAcgaatctgaaaatttccagcAAAACTCGAAAGATGACGAATGTGCGGAtaacattgaagaaaaaagtatgcaaGCCTACAATTCTGCGAATCTGGAATTATTGGAAAACGAATCGCACGTGGATTTTGACAAATACGTCGAAACAAATCTCGAAGCGCTTGACAAACTGAATTATGAAAATTGCAATGAGAGATTTTTGGAGTTCGTGGAAGTTGCTGATATCGGTATAGAATCCTCAGGATTCAAGGAATCTTCAATGATACGTTTAATTCAAAGCGACGGTGAACAATTATTAGAACTGTTGCAAGATTCTCAAATTGCTGAACAGGAATCGAATCAAGATTTCTTAGAAGCCAATAATCTCGACAAAGACTGTTCAAATGTTTTGCAAGATAGCAATAAAATAGTCGATTGTCCGAAAAATAAATCAGATTTCTTCACATATGTCGAGGATAATGTGCTATTAgaggaaaatataaatcataatcAGGGCATAGAGAATAACGAAGAGCGCGTAGACAGCAATGACTTGTACGCGGATATAATGACTAGTGAAAGTACAAGTAACAAGAAATGCGTTAAAACATCAGAGGAGCCGAAGAAGTTGAAGACGAAAGACACTACGAAAAAGTTTCAATGTACCGAATGCAAAAAAGCATTCTCGACATCGTACAACTACAAACAGCACATCGGTATACATTTTACGGATCAGCAAAAATTTCATTGCAAGGATTGTGGAGTATCCTTCGCTTGGAAATCCACCTTGAACAAGCACATTGCGAATAATCATAGTTCAGACGGGCCGCAGAAGTTTGTTTGCGAGATTTGCCCGAAGGTTTACAGCACCTTATCGCAAGTAAAC GAGCATGTAAAAAGAGACCATCTGAAGCAGCGCAATCACGTTTGTTCACATTGCGGTAAGtcttttttcaaaagattCGATCTGAAGACTCACAGTAGAACGCATACGAACGAACGTCCGTACGTGTGCGGTATCTGTGGCAAAAGGTTTCATCATCAGAGCCACATCATTCGTCACGAGCGCACGCACTCGGGCAAGAGGCCATACGTTTGCGAAGTTTGTCAAAAGACCTTCACACAGCCTAGCTCGTTGAAGGCGCACAAGCAGAAGCATCAGCAGATTCGAATGGACTTTTTGGATTATCAGATCGACGAGGACGATCCTATTGCTCTGGCGACATTGTGA
- the SCCRO4 gene encoding DCN1-like protein 4 yields MPRSKRRGPSGTNHNHTAIDMSVSGGHEESLPRHPSKRLRHTSSARRYSKTDDVSSATVFSQKRCVAWFREYTSPDDPDTLGPEGMEKFCEDIGVEPENVVMLVLAYRMNARQMGFFTLSEWLKGFSELQCDSISKVQQKLEYLRNQLNDPYTFKGIYRYAYDFARDKDQRSMDMETARVMLQLLLGKHWPLFAQFAQFLDQSKYKVINKDQWCNILEFSRTINHDLSNYDLDGAWPVMLDEFVEWLKIQRGEGVPSTEARGS; encoded by the exons ATGCCACGAAGCAAGCGAAGAGGACCGTCAGGCACAAATCATAATCACACTGCTATTGATATGTCAGTGTCTGGAGGACATGAGGAGAGTTTACCTAGGCATCCTTCAAAACGATTAAGACATACCTCTAG tgCCAGACGATATTCAAAAACTGACGATGTATCAAGTGCAACAGTGTTTTCTCAAAAACGTTGTGTTGCTTGGTTTAGAGAGTATACCTCACCCGATGATCCGGATACTCTTGGACCTGAAGGaatggaaaaattttgcgaGGATATCGGTGTAGAACCTGAAAATGTAGTAATGCTCGTTCTTGCGTACAGAATGAATGCTCGGCAAATGGGCTTTTTTACACTGAGCGAGTGGTTGAAAGGTTTCTCGGAACTGCAATGCGATTCTATTAGTAAAGTACAACAAAAGCTTGAGTACCTAAGAAATCAATTAAATGATCCATACACATTTAAGGGGATATACAGATATGCTTACGACTTTGCCAGA GATAAAGATCAACGAAGTATGGACATGGAAACTGCAAGGGTAATGTTACAGCTGCTTTTGGGGAAACATTGGCCTCTGTTTGCGCAGTTTGCTCAGTTCCTAGATCAATCCAAGTACAAAGTGATAAATAAAGATCAATGGTGCAACATATTAGAATTTTCACGTACAATCAATCATGACTTGTCTAATTATGATTTAGATGGAGCGT GGCCAGTAATGCTTGATGAATTCGTCGAATGGTTAAAAATTCAACGGGGCGAAGGAGTCCCGTCGACAGAAGCAAGAGGCAGCTGA